From Pseudovibrio sp. Tun.PSC04-5.I4, a single genomic window includes:
- a CDS encoding dihydrofolate reductase family protein: MATGHVFIATTLDGFVAREDHALDWLMKQSIEGEDHGYDEFVGRMDGIVMGRGSYEAVLGFENWPYKKPVVVLSKTLTRADVPDALKGKVRVTASDPAQVMKELEAEGWSHAYVDGGKVVQSFIRAGLVDDIVLTQIPILIGAGLRLFGEIAADIDLELVSSRTFNSGLVQSHYRLATAVDG, encoded by the coding sequence ATGGCGACTGGGCACGTTTTTATCGCGACGACCTTAGACGGGTTTGTTGCGCGGGAAGATCACGCCTTGGATTGGTTGATGAAGCAGTCAATTGAAGGTGAGGATCATGGATATGACGAATTCGTCGGGCGAATGGATGGGATCGTTATGGGGCGCGGGTCTTATGAAGCTGTGCTCGGCTTTGAAAACTGGCCCTACAAAAAGCCCGTCGTTGTCTTGAGTAAAACTCTGACGCGAGCAGATGTGCCGGACGCATTAAAGGGAAAGGTGCGTGTGACGGCCTCCGATCCTGCTCAGGTGATGAAGGAGCTTGAGGCCGAGGGTTGGAGCCATGCCTATGTGGATGGTGGCAAAGTGGTTCAGTCCTTTATCCGTGCAGGCTTGGTGGACGATATCGTTCTTACTCAGATCCCCATTTTGATTGGTGCTGGTTTGCGGCTGTTTGGAGAAATTGCAGCGGATATTGATCTTGAACTGGTCTCAAGCCGGACCTTCAACTCTGGGCTGGTGCAAAGTCATTATCGTTTAGCCACCGCAGTGGACGGTTGA
- a CDS encoding TetR/AcrR family transcriptional regulator encodes MGRPAKSKGNLSKVQIFEQALILLDEGGEGAVTFRGLAAGLGVTAMAIKHHVGTRRELFQQLVEQTYHGVGHAPDALEGSGALIYVLEDYCSRVIAHPALMQSILADTSLMPSRLHALTDHIRNYVQSTLSEKEEVETVVNLIADYTHGFAMSVAAHCGDAGEVPGLRVADYRRGLEWILQKL; translated from the coding sequence ATGGGGCGTCCGGCGAAATCAAAAGGCAATCTCAGCAAAGTCCAGATATTCGAGCAAGCCTTGATCCTTCTTGATGAGGGTGGTGAAGGCGCTGTCACATTTAGAGGACTGGCTGCAGGCCTAGGTGTGACAGCCATGGCGATTAAGCACCATGTGGGAACGCGCAGAGAGTTGTTTCAGCAGTTGGTTGAGCAGACCTATCATGGGGTTGGTCATGCACCTGACGCTTTGGAAGGCAGCGGTGCACTGATTTATGTGCTTGAGGATTATTGCTCAAGGGTCATTGCTCATCCAGCTCTCATGCAGAGCATTTTGGCGGATACGAGCTTGATGCCTTCGCGCCTGCATGCGTTGACGGACCATATTCGCAACTATGTGCAATCTACCCTTTCGGAGAAAGAAGAGGTGGAGACCGTTGTGAACCTGATTGCGGATTACACCCACGGATTTGCGATGAGTGTTGCAGCGCATTGTGGTGATGCGGGAGAGGTGCCGGGCTTGCGGGTTGCAGATTATCGCCGGGGTTTGGAGTGGATCTTGCAAAAGCTTTAG
- a CDS encoding hydrolase — translation MKSVLKTSIALALGTLIALPAFAADKTAEEIRADRTTRFAAQTQITTVDGVAQYPKGYQGTAKRSVQEDPFLSPENSMLILIDYQPPILQGVNNIDHKDLINNATGLIKTAVIYDIPIIFSHVAVGLNGYAPMIDELKKLAPNATFIDRTNVNAWEEPEFVKAVEATGRKKLIMGGLWTDVCLAYPAIEAEREGYDVYVPEDVVGSFTQTSHENGMRRMIAAGVEPITWNVVPAEFQRDHARTDKLQAITRVFMEYLFKLDPDATWQ, via the coding sequence ATGAAATCAGTTCTCAAAACCTCCATTGCTCTAGCTCTTGGAACACTCATTGCACTGCCTGCTTTTGCGGCAGACAAAACCGCTGAAGAGATCCGCGCTGACAGAACAACTCGCTTCGCAGCTCAAACTCAGATCACCACTGTTGATGGTGTCGCTCAATACCCGAAAGGCTATCAAGGCACCGCAAAACGCAGTGTTCAAGAAGATCCGTTTTTGTCACCTGAAAACTCGATGTTGATCCTCATTGATTACCAACCGCCTATCCTTCAAGGCGTCAATAACATTGATCATAAAGACCTGATCAACAACGCCACTGGCCTTATCAAAACTGCCGTAATTTATGATATTCCGATCATATTCAGCCACGTTGCAGTGGGCTTGAATGGCTATGCACCCATGATTGACGAATTAAAGAAACTGGCTCCAAATGCCACGTTCATTGACCGCACAAACGTGAATGCCTGGGAAGAGCCGGAATTCGTAAAAGCAGTCGAGGCAACTGGCCGGAAAAAGCTCATCATGGGCGGCCTTTGGACCGATGTCTGCCTGGCCTACCCAGCCATTGAAGCAGAGCGCGAAGGCTACGATGTGTACGTCCCAGAAGACGTTGTTGGCAGCTTCACCCAGACATCCCACGAAAATGGCATGCGCAGAATGATTGCCGCTGGTGTTGAACCAATCACATGGAACGTGGTTCCCGCAGAATTCCAGCGCGACCACGCTCGTACCGACAAACTTCAGGCTATAACTCGCGTGTTCATGGAATACCTGTTCAAGTTGGACCCGGATGCAACCTGGCAGTAA
- a CDS encoding VOC family protein produces the protein MQLGAFSISLTVKDIKASIAFYQKLGFNCDPACDGTSGWAILKNGETIIGLFQGMFEKNMLTFNPGWDQDAKTVDDFTDVRDLQKRLKADGIEIHGPEADEATSGPASFTVIDPDGNPILIDQHR, from the coding sequence ATGCAACTGGGCGCATTTTCAATCAGCCTAACGGTAAAAGACATCAAGGCATCCATCGCCTTCTATCAAAAACTCGGCTTCAATTGCGACCCCGCCTGCGATGGCACAAGCGGCTGGGCAATCTTGAAAAACGGCGAGACAATCATCGGCTTGTTTCAGGGAATGTTTGAAAAGAACATGCTCACCTTCAACCCCGGCTGGGATCAGGATGCAAAGACAGTTGACGACTTCACCGACGTTCGCGACCTGCAAAAGCGCTTGAAAGCTGACGGCATCGAGATCCACGGCCCCGAAGCCGATGAGGCAACCTCAGGCCCAGCGAGCTTCACAGTGATCGACCCAGACGGCAACCCAATCCTGATTGATCAGCATCGGTAG
- a CDS encoding M3 family oligoendopeptidase gives MNVKHAFPFSAAFQNAEATAASSSLGDLPEWDLSVFYSSMDAPEIDVDMVKAKDLAEQFETEFKGKLAEIAGRSGDELAGIISRYEVIEDLMGRIGSFAGLTYTGDTTDPARQKFYGDVQEKLTTASLHLLFFTLEMNKIEDAVLDNALASEKLAYFRPWLEELRKERPHERSEEIEQLFHEKHVTGAAAWNRLFDETISGSRYEIDGEELSIEQTLNLLQDSDGENRSKAAAALSKTFAKNLSVFTLITNTLAKDKDTYDRWHNFDDIADSRHLANRVERDVVDALVDAVRDAYPRLSHRYYAMKAKWLGVEKMHFWDRNAPLPQADNREIPWEEAKSTVLNAYSKFSPELSGIAEQFFDKNWIDAPARPGKSPGAFAHPTVPSAHPFVLVNYQGKIRDVMTLAHELGHGVHQVLAAPNGALMAPTPLTLAETASVFGEMLTFKDLLANAETPEKRQIMIAGKVEDMLNTVVRQIAFYTFERQVHELRKEGELTAEQLSAIWMGIQEESLGDAIDLEGGYENYWTYIPHFIHSPFYVYAYAFGDCLVNSLYAVYEEAEEGFQQKYFDLLKAGGTKHHSELLAPFGLDATDPAFWQKGLAVIERLIDELEEMDNAG, from the coding sequence ATGAACGTTAAGCACGCCTTTCCATTTTCTGCTGCATTCCAGAATGCAGAGGCAACAGCAGCCAGCTCTTCCCTGGGCGATTTGCCTGAATGGGATCTCTCAGTCTTTTACAGCTCCATGGATGCGCCAGAAATTGATGTAGACATGGTGAAGGCCAAAGATTTGGCCGAGCAGTTTGAAACTGAGTTTAAAGGCAAGCTTGCAGAGATTGCGGGTCGCTCCGGTGATGAGCTTGCGGGCATCATCAGCCGTTATGAAGTGATCGAAGATCTTATGGGGCGTATCGGCTCCTTTGCCGGTCTCACCTACACCGGTGATACCACAGACCCAGCGCGGCAGAAGTTTTATGGCGATGTGCAGGAAAAACTGACGACCGCCAGCCTGCATCTGTTGTTCTTTACGTTGGAGATGAACAAGATTGAGGATGCTGTGCTTGACAATGCATTGGCCTCTGAAAAACTTGCCTATTTCCGCCCATGGTTGGAGGAGCTGCGCAAAGAGCGCCCGCATGAGCGGAGTGAAGAGATTGAGCAACTGTTCCACGAAAAGCATGTGACAGGTGCTGCTGCATGGAACCGCTTGTTTGACGAGACTATCTCTGGGTCGCGTTATGAAATTGATGGAGAAGAGCTTTCCATTGAGCAGACATTGAACCTGTTGCAGGATTCTGATGGTGAGAACCGCAGCAAGGCCGCTGCTGCACTTTCCAAGACTTTTGCGAAAAACCTGAGTGTGTTCACGCTGATCACCAACACTTTGGCGAAAGACAAAGACACCTACGACCGCTGGCATAACTTTGATGATATTGCGGATAGCCGTCACCTTGCCAACCGCGTTGAACGCGACGTGGTGGATGCGCTGGTTGATGCTGTTCGCGATGCCTATCCGCGTCTTTCTCATCGTTATTACGCGATGAAAGCCAAATGGCTTGGTGTTGAGAAAATGCACTTCTGGGACCGCAATGCACCGCTACCGCAGGCGGATAATCGTGAAATTCCGTGGGAAGAAGCAAAGAGCACGGTGTTGAACGCATACTCCAAGTTCTCGCCTGAGCTTTCTGGGATTGCTGAGCAGTTCTTTGATAAAAACTGGATTGATGCCCCTGCGCGTCCGGGTAAATCTCCGGGTGCATTTGCACATCCCACTGTTCCTAGTGCGCATCCGTTTGTGCTGGTGAACTATCAGGGCAAAATCCGTGATGTGATGACACTTGCCCACGAGCTTGGGCATGGTGTGCATCAGGTGCTGGCTGCTCCTAATGGCGCGCTGATGGCTCCGACTCCATTGACACTGGCAGAGACTGCCTCTGTGTTTGGCGAGATGCTGACCTTTAAGGATTTGCTGGCGAACGCGGAAACACCTGAAAAGCGTCAGATCATGATCGCGGGCAAGGTGGAGGACATGCTGAACACCGTTGTTCGGCAGATTGCGTTCTACACGTTTGAGCGACAGGTCCATGAGCTGCGCAAGGAAGGCGAACTGACAGCTGAACAGCTCTCAGCGATCTGGATGGGAATTCAGGAAGAGAGCCTTGGTGATGCGATTGATCTGGAAGGTGGCTATGAGAACTACTGGACCTACATTCCGCATTTCATCCACTCACCGTTCTATGTTTACGCCTATGCCTTTGGTGATTGTCTGGTGAACTCGCTATATGCGGTTTACGAGGAAGCTGAGGAAGGGTTCCAGCAGAAGTACTTTGATCTGCTGAAAGCTGGCGGCACCAAGCACCACAGCGAGCTTCTGGCTCCGTTTGGTCTGGATGCAACGGATCCGGCCTTCTGGCAAAAAGGTCTGGCCGTGATTGAGCGTTTGATTGATGAGTTGGAAGAGATGGACAACGCAGGTTAA
- a CDS encoding HNH endonuclease, whose product MSKCILCLLDIPIQTKPEHVLLNALGGRKTVHNVLCPDCNHKMGIGPDQDLAESVRPIRSFCDLKAGDGDDAPPVHAVEAEGQRFDLLPGMVPVLQPKNPLEINFQSNSVSVQVNARDKKHAERLIDGAARKIVKTRKLSETAIELLKKELKSGLKLAILPGPAIRQDIAFGHEQSQQAMAKAALVLWANCVGNEEVLTSRYDDIRQFIWNGDKPEDPGVLVKIDARPLPELPDLYGGNPNLIWVGSDAAGRVFGYFRLFAAIGWRIVLCENGGIPDRISCLISNPIEPSHWDLFEGKRALINYEWINADWEFLPPAFEAAVSKVENLRLHANRKSEEKMVQNLLLEVCEKFGLCKGQVLTPEIANEVSVFLAKHLTSYITKTSLSEEFDA is encoded by the coding sequence ATGTCAAAATGCATTCTATGTTTATTGGATATTCCAATACAGACCAAACCTGAGCATGTGCTTTTGAATGCTTTAGGTGGGCGAAAGACTGTTCATAATGTTTTGTGTCCAGATTGTAATCACAAAATGGGGATTGGGCCGGACCAAGATCTTGCCGAATCTGTTCGGCCTATTCGGAGCTTTTGTGATCTAAAGGCGGGTGACGGAGATGACGCTCCCCCTGTCCATGCTGTAGAAGCTGAGGGGCAAAGATTTGATTTGTTGCCGGGTATGGTTCCTGTTTTGCAACCGAAGAATCCCTTGGAAATAAATTTTCAGAGTAATTCAGTTTCGGTGCAAGTTAACGCTAGAGACAAGAAACATGCTGAACGATTAATAGATGGAGCTGCGAGGAAAATAGTTAAGACCCGGAAGCTTTCAGAAACTGCAATTGAACTTCTAAAAAAGGAACTCAAAAGTGGCTTGAAGTTAGCGATTCTACCAGGTCCTGCTATACGCCAAGATATAGCTTTCGGGCATGAACAATCTCAGCAAGCAATGGCGAAGGCTGCTTTGGTGTTGTGGGCGAATTGTGTAGGGAATGAAGAAGTTTTAACTTCAAGGTATGATGATATCCGACAGTTTATTTGGAATGGAGACAAACCTGAAGATCCAGGCGTTTTGGTGAAAATTGATGCTCGCCCGCTTCCTGAACTTCCTGACTTGTATGGTGGTAATCCGAATCTAATTTGGGTGGGTAGTGATGCTGCTGGTCGTGTCTTTGGTTATTTCCGACTGTTTGCAGCGATTGGGTGGCGCATAGTTCTTTGTGAAAACGGAGGCATTCCTGATCGTATCAGTTGCTTGATTTCCAACCCAATCGAGCCCTCTCATTGGGATCTCTTTGAAGGAAAGCGCGCGCTTATAAATTACGAGTGGATTAACGCAGATTGGGAGTTTTTGCCCCCTGCTTTTGAAGCTGCAGTGTCAAAGGTAGAAAATCTGAGGCTTCATGCTAATAGGAAGTCTGAAGAAAAAATGGTGCAGAATTTGCTCCTTGAAGTGTGTGAGAAGTTTGGTTTGTGCAAAGGACAAGTTTTAACCCCTGAAATTGCAAATGAGGTGTCTGTGTTTTTAGCAAAACATCTTACTTCATACATTACTAAAACAAGTTTATCCGAAGAGTTTGATGCTTGA